One Amorphoplanes digitatis genomic window carries:
- a CDS encoding recombinase family protein, with protein sequence MFTPLMTALAAPPDDLFTVWWDRSAGQPRVRGRRAGRAAGGVRFAFYGRISTDGYQDPVSSRQWQFDIAELLTSSHGRIAAEFFDVGYSRSLPWHQRPGTAELLAEVARPDRRFDAVVIGEYERAFAGRQALQIIPSLRAHGVTVWLPEFDGPVDLDDPSHRALFMLLGHQSEREVLRARRRTIRAMCTQAREQGRHLGGRPPYGYRLVDAGPHPNRIHARWGRRLHRLDPDPVTAPHVRWIFARRLAGDSAAGIARALNERNVPSPAAHDPARNRHRIGTAWTLRTLAEILANPRYTGRQVWNRQRTDHNETVAGDKRTSLGPTRAWNPRSEWVISQQPAQPALVDEADFLAVQQVTAVPAPKERAVRRYLLTGLLVCAVCGRRLEAHWVHGRAGYRCRHGRASVRPGDHRVRNVYWAERRIIDAMLYRLGYSGELPVLAGADDLLAHLRAQGQVIVCGLDTLSLEPIDLERTVTPTTAIPRWDDSGGG encoded by the coding sequence ATGTTCACACCGCTGATGACTGCTCTTGCCGCGCCACCTGACGATCTGTTCACGGTTTGGTGGGACCGTTCAGCGGGCCAGCCTCGTGTCCGTGGTCGGCGCGCTGGCCGGGCGGCCGGTGGGGTGCGGTTCGCGTTCTACGGGCGGATCTCCACCGACGGCTATCAGGATCCGGTGTCGTCACGCCAGTGGCAGTTCGACATCGCGGAGCTCCTGACCAGCAGCCACGGGCGCATCGCCGCCGAGTTCTTCGACGTCGGCTACTCCCGCAGCCTTCCCTGGCATCAGCGGCCCGGCACTGCGGAGCTGCTCGCCGAGGTGGCGCGACCGGATCGACGGTTCGATGCCGTGGTGATCGGTGAGTACGAGCGGGCGTTCGCCGGCCGGCAAGCCCTGCAGATCATCCCGTCTCTGCGCGCACACGGCGTCACGGTGTGGCTGCCGGAATTCGATGGGCCGGTCGATCTGGACGACCCGTCCCATCGTGCGCTGTTTATGCTGCTCGGGCACCAGTCCGAACGCGAGGTGCTACGGGCCCGCCGGCGGACCATCCGTGCAATGTGCACCCAGGCCCGCGAACAGGGCCGTCACCTCGGCGGCCGGCCACCTTACGGCTACCGGCTCGTAGACGCAGGTCCGCATCCGAACCGGATCCACGCCCGGTGGGGGCGGCGGCTGCATCGCCTGGACCCGGATCCAGTAACAGCCCCGCACGTGCGGTGGATCTTCGCCCGCAGGCTGGCCGGCGACAGTGCCGCGGGTATCGCTCGGGCACTCAATGAGCGGAACGTGCCGTCACCGGCCGCTCATGATCCCGCACGGAACAGGCACCGGATCGGCACGGCGTGGACGTTACGGACCCTGGCAGAGATCCTCGCCAACCCGCGCTACACCGGCCGGCAGGTGTGGAACCGGCAGCGTACCGACCACAACGAGACGGTCGCTGGTGACAAGCGCACCAGTCTCGGCCCGACTCGGGCCTGGAACCCGCGCAGCGAATGGGTGATCTCGCAGCAGCCGGCGCAGCCGGCCCTGGTCGACGAGGCCGACTTCCTCGCGGTTCAACAGGTCACCGCAGTCCCGGCCCCGAAGGAGCGGGCCGTCCGCAGGTATCTGCTGACCGGGTTACTGGTCTGCGCGGTTTGCGGACGGCGCCTGGAAGCCCACTGGGTCCACGGCCGGGCCGGTTACCGTTGCCGCCACGGCCGCGCCAGCGTCCGACCCGGCGACCATCGCGTGCGGAACGTGTACTGGGCCGAACGGCGGATCATCGACGCCATGCTCTACCGCCTGGGCTACTCCGGCGAGCTGCCAGTCCTGGCCGGCGCCGACGACCTACTCGCCCATCTTCGGGCCCAGGGCCAGGTCATCGTCTGCGGCCTGGACACCCTCAGCCTCGAACCGATCGACCTGGAAAGAACAGTAACCCCCACCACAGCCATCCCTCGATGGGATGACTCTGGTGGGGGTTAA
- a CDS encoding S41 family peptidase, translated as MGSVVDRLVGWLPRLMPDRERADALCAVLTARFSGRRDPVTAAACAGIERVAWAYSRHLLLIFDPDGTSPADVDSPGWPAEDLSAARHRAGAVSGVRRLPDGTCVVRIDGLEPAAAALPYVDAAFALARSASRIVLDLRANGGGDPATVAAIAGWLLGDEPVHLSDVRYLDRIRQWWTPARPAGTAVPADVPVHVLVGPGTFSSGEALAYHLRVRRRVTVVGERTPGAADHVTPVRLAPTVLGLLPEARVVDTRTGTNWEGGGVRPDRECSADDALAIACGHDFASRTDGGP; from the coding sequence GTGGGTTCCGTGGTCGACCGGCTCGTGGGTTGGCTGCCGCGGCTGATGCCGGACCGGGAGCGCGCCGACGCGTTGTGCGCGGTGCTGACCGCTCGGTTCAGCGGTCGGCGCGATCCCGTCACTGCGGCCGCGTGTGCCGGGATCGAACGGGTCGCGTGGGCGTACTCACGGCATCTGTTGCTGATCTTCGATCCGGACGGCACGTCGCCCGCCGACGTCGACAGTCCCGGTTGGCCCGCCGAGGACCTGAGCGCGGCCCGGCACCGGGCGGGCGCGGTCAGTGGGGTGCGGCGGTTGCCCGACGGCACGTGCGTGGTCAGGATCGACGGCCTGGAGCCGGCTGCCGCTGCGCTGCCGTATGTGGACGCGGCGTTCGCGCTGGCGCGTTCGGCGTCTCGGATCGTGCTCGACCTACGGGCGAACGGCGGTGGCGACCCGGCTACGGTCGCGGCGATCGCCGGGTGGTTGCTCGGCGACGAACCGGTGCACCTGTCCGACGTTCGCTACCTGGACCGGATCCGCCAGTGGTGGACCCCGGCCCGGCCCGCAGGCACCGCCGTGCCCGCGGACGTGCCGGTACACGTACTGGTCGGGCCGGGGACGTTCTCGTCGGGCGAGGCGCTGGCGTACCACCTGCGCGTGCGCCGCCGGGTGACCGTCGTCGGCGAACGCACCCCCGGCGCGGCCGATCACGTGACCCCGGTCCGGCTCGCCCCGACGGTCCTGGGCCTGTTGCCGGAGGCGCGGGTGGTCGATACGCGCACCGGAACGAACTGGGAAGGCGGCGGGGTTCGCCCCGACCGGGAGTGCTCGGCGGACGACGCCTTGGCCATCGCATGTGGACATGACTTCGCCAGCCGCACGGATGGCGGCCCGTAG